A region from the Aegilops tauschii subsp. strangulata cultivar AL8/78 chromosome 5, Aet v6.0, whole genome shotgun sequence genome encodes:
- the LOC109769616 gene encoding probable calcium-binding protein CML25/26 produces MPINHQGNNPREIASTSPAKHVLEVTEKPAASKIERSRMVAEAVAQASSVFAAFDKDGDGKVSAAELRGSMTAALGEEVSEEEAAAILATVDADGDGLLDQEEFSRLGLGAAGDDGGAAGGDDEEEEVRRRCLREAFAMYATGAGEEGARITPASLRRMLGKLLGSEKMGLEECRAMICRFDLNGDGVLSFDEFRVMMMANL; encoded by the coding sequence ATGCCCATCAACCATCAAGGCAATAATCCACGTGAGATTGCAAGCACTTCACCAGCAAAACACGTACTAGAGGTTACAGAGAAGCCAGCAGCAAGCAAGATTGAGCGTTCACGGATGGTGGCCGAGGCCGTGGCGCAGGCGTCGTCGGTGTTCGCCGCCTTCGACAAGGACGGCGACGGAAAGGTGTCGGCCGCCGAGCTGCGCGGCTCCATGACGGCGGCGCTGGGCGAGGAGGTGTCCGAGGAGGAGGCCGCGGCGATCCTGGCCACGGTGGACGCCGACGGCGACGGGCTGCTGGACCAGGAGGAGTTCTCCCGGCTCGGGCTCGGCGCCGCTGGAGACGACGGCGGAGCGGCCGGaggcgacgacgaggaggaggaggtgaggcGGCGGTGCCTGAGGGAGGCGTTCGCGATGTACGCGACGGGAGCCGGCGAGGAGGGCGCCAGGATCACGCCGGCGAGCCTGAGGCGGATGCTGGGCAAGCTGCTGGGGTCCGAGAAGATGGGGCTGGAGGAGTGCAGGGCCATGATCTGCAGGTTCGACCTCAACGGCGACGGCGTCCTCTCCTTCGACGAGTTCAGGGTCATGATGATGGCCAATTTGTAA
- the LOC109769579 gene encoding clathrin heavy chain 1 isoform X1, with translation MAAANAPIAMREALTLTSLGIAPQFITFTHVTMESDRYICVRETSPQNSVVIIDMAMPSQPLRRPITADSALMNPNTRILALKAQIPGTTQDHLQIFNIEAKTKIKSHQMPEQVVFWKWITPKLLGLVTQASVYHWSIEGDSEPIKMFDRTANLANNQIINYRCDPAEKWLVLIGIAPGAPERPQLVKGNMQLFSVDQQRSQALEAHAASFATFKVPGNENPSTLICFASKASNAGTLTSKLHIIELGAQPGKPGFSKKQADLFFPPDFQDDFPVAMQISQKYGLVYVITKLGLLFVYDLETAAAVYRNRISPDPIFLTAESSTTGGFYAINRRGQVLHATVNDATVVPFVSGQLNNLELAVNLAKRANLPGAENLVVQRFQELFAQTKYKEAAELAAESPQGLLRTPETVAKFQSVPVQAGQTPPLLQYFGTLLTRGKLNAYESLELSRLVVNQNKKNLLENWLAEDKLECSEELGDLVKTVDNDLALKIYIKARATPKVVAAFAERREFDKILIYSKQVGYTPDYLFLLQTILRTDPQGAVNFALMMSQMEGGCPLDYNTITDLFLQRNMIREATAFLLDVLKPNLEEHAFLQTKVLEINLVTYPNVADAILANGMFSHYDRPRIAQLCEKAGLYLRALQVSIFARIQFGLILFGSLSNYSYTAMQHYAELPDIKRVIVNTHAIEPQALVEFFGTLSKEWALECMKDLLLVNLRGNLQIVVQAAKEYCEQLGVDACIKLFEQFKSYEGLYFFLGSYLSSSEDPDIHFKYIESAARTGQIKEVERVTRESNFYDAEKTKNFLMEAKLPDARPLINVCDRFGFVPDLTHYLYTNNMLRYIEGYVQKVNPGNAPLVVGQLLDDECPEDFIKGLILSVRSLLPVEPLVDECEKRNRLRLLTQFLEHLVSEGSQDVHVHNALGKIIIDSNNNPEHFLTTNPFYDSRVVGKYCEKRDPTLAVVAYRRGQCDEELINVTNKNSLFKLQARYVVERMDGDLWDKVLQPDNEYRRQFIDQVVSTALPESKSPEQVSAAVKAFMTADLPHELIELLEKIVLQNSAFSGNFNLQNLLILTAIKADSSRVMDYVNRLDNFDGPAVGEVAVEAQLYEEAFAIFKKFNLNVQAVDVLLDNIRSIERAEEFAFRVEEDAVWSQVAKAQLREGLVSEAIESFIRADDVTHFLDVIRAAEEANVYHDLVKYLLMVRQKAREPKVDSELIFAYAKIDRLSDIEEFILMPNVANLQNVGDRLYDEELYEAAKIIYAFISNWAKLAVTLVKLKQFQGAVDAARKANSAKTWKEVCFACVDAEEFRLAQICGLNIIIQVDDLEEVSEYYQNRGCFSELISLMESGLGLERAHMGIFTELGVLYARYRPEKLMEHIKLFSTRLNIPKLIRACDEQQHWKELTYLYIQYDEFDNAATTIMNHSPDAWDHMQFKDVCVKVANVEIYYKAVHFYLQEHPDLINDLLNVLALRLDHTRVVDIMRKAGQLHLVKPYMVAVQSNNVSAVNEALNELYVEEEDYERLRESVDMHDNFDQIGLAQKLEKHELLEMRRIAAYIYKKAGRWKQSIALSKKDNMYKDCMETCSQSGDRELSEDLLVYFIEQGKKECFASCLFICYDLIRADVALELAWTNNMLDFAFPYLLQFIREYTNKVDDLVKDRIESQKEEKAKENEEKELVAQQNMYAQLLPLALPAPPGMMGGPPPMGGMGMPPMGGMGMPPMGPGPMPAYGMPPMGSY, from the exons ATGGCGGCGGCCAACGCCCCCATCGCCATGCGCGAGGCCCTCACG CTGACGAGCCTGGGGATCGCGCCGCAGTTCATCACCTTCACCCACGTCACCATGGAGTCGGACAGGTACATCTGCGTCCGGGAGACCTCGCCGCAGAATAGCGTCGTCATCATCGACATGGCCATGCCCAGCCAGCCCCTCCGCAGGCCCATTACCGCCGACTCCGCGCTCATGAACCCCAACACCAGGATCCTCGCGCTCAAAG CTCAAATACCTGGAACCACGCAGGATCACCTGCAAATCTTTAATATTGAAGCTAAAACTAAAATCAAGTCGCACCAGATGCCTGAGCAG GTTGTGTTTTGGAAATGGATCACCCCAAAGTTGCTGGGTTTAGTAACACAGGCATCAGTGTATCACTGGTCAATTGAAG GAGATTCTGAGCCCATTAAGATGTTCGATAGGACAGCTAATTTGGCTAATAATCAGATTATCAACTATCGGTGTGATCCAGCGGAGAAGTGGCTCGTGCTTATTGGAATTGCACCTGGTGCTCCAGAG AGGCCACAGCTGGTAAAGGGAAATATGCAACTTTTTTCTGTGGATCAGCAGCGTAGTCAAGCACTTGAAGCCCATGCTGCTTCTTTTGCAACATTCAAG GTTCCTGGCAACGAGAACCCATCCACCCTCATCTGTTTTGCTTCTAAGGCATCTAATGCTGGAACACTTACTTCTAAGTTGCATATTATTGAACTGGGCGCCCAGCCAG GGAAACCTGGCTTTTCCAAGAAACAAGCCGATCTCTTCTTCCCACCAGATTTCCAGGATGATTTTCCTGTAGCCATGCAG ATCTCTCAAAAGTATGGCCTTGTCTATGTAATTACGAAGCTTGGGCTGCTGTTTGTATATGACTTGGAAACTGCTGCGGCAGTTTATAGAAATAGAATCAGTCCAGACCCCATATTCTTGACTGCAGAGTCTTCAACAACCGGTGGATTTTATGCCATTAACAGAAGAGGGCAGGTTTTGCATGCCACAGTTAACGATGCAACTGTTGTTCCTTTTGTCAGTGGTCAA TTAAACAACCTTGAACTTGCCGTGAATCTTGCCAAAAGAGCCAATCTCCCTGGGGCGGAGAACTTG GTTGTGCAAAGATTCCAGGAACTGTTCGCACAGACAAAATACAAGGAAGCAGCAGAGTTGGCTGCAGAGTCCCCGCAGGGTCTTCTACGAACTCCCGAGACTGTTGCCAAATTCCAG AGTGTTCCTGTTCAAGCTGGACAAACACCTCCACTGTTGCAGTACTTTGGCACATTGCTTACTCGAGGGAAGCTCAATGCTTATGAATCCCTTGAGTTATCTCGACTTGTTGTCAATCAGAACAAGAAGAACCTTTTGGAAAATTGGTTGGCGGAAGACAAGTTGGAGTGCAGTGAAGAGCTTGGAGATCTTGTAAAG ACGGTAGACAATGATCTTGCGCTAAAAATATACATAAAGGCTAGGGCAACCCCGAAAGTCGTCGCCGCTTTTGCTGAGAGGAGGGAGTTTGACAAGATCCTTATATACTCAAAGCAG GTTGGATACACTCCGGActacctcttcctcctccagaCCATCTTACGTACGGATCCACAG GGAGCTGTCAACTTTGCTCTCATGATGTCACAAATGGAGGGGGGTTGCCCGCTGGATTATAATACCATAACTGATCTCTTCCTTCAG AGAAATATGATACGAGAAGCAACAGCTTTTCTGTTGGATGTTCTCAAACCAAATTTGGAAGAGCATGCTTTTCTTCAAACCAAG GTTTTGGAGATCAACTTGGTAACTTACCCAAATGTTGCCGATGCCATCCTTGCTAATGGTATGTTCAGTCACTACGATCGCCCTCGTATTGCTCAGCTGTGTGAAAAGGCTGGCTTGTACTTGCGGGCTCTCCAGGTGAGTATTTTTGCACGGATTCAGTTTGGGTTGATTCTCTTTGGCTCGCTATCTAATTATTCTTATACTGCAATGCAGCACTACGCAGAGTTACCTGATATCAAGCGTGTTATCGTGAATACCCATGCTATTGAGCCGCAG GCACTCGTTGAGTTCTTTGGAACCCTTTCTAAAGAATGGGCACTGGAATGCATGAAGGACCTTTTACTGGTCAACCTGAGAGGAAATCTTCAAATTGTTGTGCAG GCCGCCAAGGAATACTGTGAGCAGCTTGGAGTTGACGCTTGTATTAAACTGTTCGAACAATTTAAATCATACGAGGGGCTCTACTTCTTCCTAGGGTCCTATTTGAGCTCAAG TGAGGATCCAGATATCCATTTCAAATATATAGAATCAGCTGCAAGGACTGGACAGATTAAAGAAGTTGAGCGAGTCACAAGAGAGTCTAACTTTTACGATGCTGAGAAGACAAAGAACTTTCTGATGGAAGCAAAACTACCTGATGCCCGTCCACTCATAAATGTCTGCGATCGCTTTGGTTTTGTTCCAGATCTTACTCACTATCTGTACACAAACAATATGCTCCGGTACATCGAAGGCTATGTACAGAAG GTGAACCCTGGAAATGCTCCGTTGGTAGTGGGGCAGTTACTTGATGACGAGTGCCCGGAAGATTTCATTAAGGGTTTGATTTTGTCTGTTCGATCTCTTCTTCCTGTCGAGCCGCTGGTTGATGAATGCGAGAAGAG GAACCGTCTACGTTTACTGACACAATTCCTGGAGCACTTAGTGAGTGAGGGTAGCCAAGATGTGCATGTCCACAATGCTCTTGGGAAAATTATCATTGACAGCAACAACAATCCTGAGCATTTCCTTACTACCAACCCGTTCTATGACTCCCGTGTGGTGGGTAAATACTGTGAAAAGAGGGATCCTACTCTTGCTGTTGTTGCTTACAGACGTGGACAGTGCGATGAAGAACTTATCAATGTTACCAACAAAAACTCGCTGTTCAAGCTGCAAGCTAG GTATGTGGTTGAAAGAATGGACGGTGATCTGTGGGATAAAGTTCTACAGCCTGATAATGAATATAGAAGGCAGTTCATTGACCAAGTGGTTTCTACTGCATTGCCCGAAAGCAAGAGTCCTGAGCAAGTTTCTGCTGCTGTTAAGGCTTTCATGACAGCTGACCTCCCTCATGAACTGATTGAACTTCTTGAGAAGATTGTCCTTCAGAATTCCGCGTTCAGTGGAAACTTCAATCTTCAGAATCTGCTCATCTTGACAGCCATCAAGGCAGACTCATCTAGGGTCATGGACTATGTTAACAGACTAGACAACTTTGATGGTCCTGCCGTTGGAGAAGTAGCAGTTGAAGCGCAACTTTATGAGGAGGCTTTTGCcatattcaagaagttcaacttAAATGTGCAGGCTGTCGATGTTCTGTTGGATAACATCCGAAGCATAGAAAGGGCAGAAGAGTTTGCATTCCGTGTTGAAGAAGATGCTGTCTGGAGCCAGGTTGCCAAGGCCCAGTTGCGTGAAGGTCTAGTCAGCGAAGCAATCGAGTCCTTCATTCGTGCAGATGATGTGACACATTTCCTTGATGTCATCCGTGCTGCTGAGGAAGCCAATGTATACCATGATTTGGTCAAGTACTTGCTGATGGTAAGGCAAAAGGCAAGGGAGCCCAAAGTCGACAGCGAACTCATCTTTGCATATGCTAAGATTGATAGACTCAGTGACATTGAAGAGTTTATTCTGATGCCGAATGTTGCCAATCTCCAAAATGTTGGCGACCGTCTGTATGACGAAGAGCTCTACGAAGCTGCAAAGATCATCTATGCCTTCATCTCAAACTGGGCTAAGCTGGCTGTCACCTTGGTCAAGCTGAAGCAGTTCCAAGGAGCTGTAGATGCTGCTCGCAAGGCTAACAGCGCTAAAACATGGAAGGAGGTCTGCTTTGCTTGTGTTGACGCTGAGGAGTTCCGTCTAGCACAAATCTGTGGTCTCAACATTATCATTCAG GTTGATGACTTGGAGGAAGTGAGTGAATACTACCAGAACAGAGGTTGTTTCAGTGAACTTATTTCCCTCATGGAGAGTGGTCTTGGACTTGAGCGGGCACACATGGGCATCTTTACTGAATTGGGAGTTCTCTATGCTAGATACCGCCCTGAGAAGCTCATGGAACACATCAAACTCTTCTCCACCCGTCTCAACATTCCTAAGCTTATCCGTGCTTGTGATGAACAACAGCACTGGAAAGAGCTTACATACCTATACATTCAATATGATGAATTTGACAATGCTGCTACCACTATCATGAACCATTCTCCAGATGCATGGGATCACATGCAATTTAAGGATGTTTGCGTTAAAGTTGCAAATGTTGAGATTTATTACAAGGCAGTGCATTTCTATTTGCAAGAGCACCCTGATCTCATCAATGATCTTCTCAATGTGCTTGCACTTCGTTTGGATCATACCAGAGTTGTAGATATAATGCGCAAG GCTGGTCAGTTGCATCTTGTGAAACCGTACATGGTTGCAGTTCAGAGCAACAATGTCTCTGCTGTCAATGAAGCTTTGAATGAGCTTTATGTCGAAGAGGAGGATTACGAGAGGCTCCGTGAATCTGTTGACATGCATGATAACTTTGATCAGATAGGTCTTGCCCAGAAA CTTGAGAAGCATGAGTTGCTTGAGATGAGAAGGATTGCTGCCTACATTTACAAGAAGGCTGGCAGATGGAAGCAATCTATTGCCCTATCGAAGAAAGACAACATGTACAAGGATTGCATGGAGACATGCTCACAGTCTGGTGACCGTGAGCTGTCAGAGGACTTGCTTGTCTATTTCATCGAACAG GGAAAGAAAGAATGTTTTGCTTCTTGCCTCTTCATTTGCTACGACTTGATTCGTGCGGATGTTGCTCTTGAGCTTGCATGGACGAATAACATGCTGGATTTCGCATTTCCCTATCTATTACAG TTCATCCGTGAGTACACAAACAAGGTAGATGATTTGGTGAAGGACAGGATAGAATCGCAGAAGGAAGAAAAAGCTAAAGAGAACGAAGAGAAAGAACTAGTTGCGCAGCAG AACATGTACGCTCAATTGCTTCCTCTGGCCTTGCCTGCTCCGCCCGGCATGATGGGCGGTCCACCTCCGATGGGCGGAATGGGCATGCCGCCGATGGGCGGGATGGGTATGCCTCCGATGGGTCCTGGTCCAATGCCAGCATACGGGATGCCTCCAATGGGAAGCTACTGA
- the LOC109769579 gene encoding clathrin heavy chain 1 isoform X2: MAAANAPIAMREALTLTSLGIAPQFITFTHVTMESDRYICVRETSPQNSVVIIDMAMPSQPLRRPITADSALMNPNTRILALKAQIPGTTQDHLQIFNIEAKTKIKSHQMPEQVVFWKWITPKLLGLVTQASVYHWSIEGDSEPIKMFDRTANLANNQIINYRCDPAEKWLVLIGIAPGAPERPQLVKGNMQLFSVDQQRSQALEAHAASFATFKVPGNENPSTLICFASKASNAGTLTSKLHIIELGAQPGKPGFSKKQADLFFPPDFQDDFPVAMQISQKYGLVYVITKLGLLFVYDLETAAAVYRNRISPDPIFLTAESSTTGGFYAINRRGQVLHATVNDATVVPFVSGQLNNLELAVNLAKRANLPGAENLVVQRFQELFAQTKYKEAAELAAESPQGLLRTPETVAKFQSVPVQAGQTPPLLQYFGTLLTRGKLNAYESLELSRLVVNQNKKNLLENWLAEDKLECSEELGDLVKTVDNDLALKIYIKARATPKVVAAFAERREFDKILIYSKQVGYTPDYLFLLQTILRTDPQGAVNFALMMSQMEGGCPLDYNTITDLFLQRNMIREATAFLLDVLKPNLEEHAFLQTKVLEINLVTYPNVADAILANGMFSHYDRPRIAQLCEKAGLYLRALQHYAELPDIKRVIVNTHAIEPQALVEFFGTLSKEWALECMKDLLLVNLRGNLQIVVQAAKEYCEQLGVDACIKLFEQFKSYEGLYFFLGSYLSSSEDPDIHFKYIESAARTGQIKEVERVTRESNFYDAEKTKNFLMEAKLPDARPLINVCDRFGFVPDLTHYLYTNNMLRYIEGYVQKVNPGNAPLVVGQLLDDECPEDFIKGLILSVRSLLPVEPLVDECEKRNRLRLLTQFLEHLVSEGSQDVHVHNALGKIIIDSNNNPEHFLTTNPFYDSRVVGKYCEKRDPTLAVVAYRRGQCDEELINVTNKNSLFKLQARYVVERMDGDLWDKVLQPDNEYRRQFIDQVVSTALPESKSPEQVSAAVKAFMTADLPHELIELLEKIVLQNSAFSGNFNLQNLLILTAIKADSSRVMDYVNRLDNFDGPAVGEVAVEAQLYEEAFAIFKKFNLNVQAVDVLLDNIRSIERAEEFAFRVEEDAVWSQVAKAQLREGLVSEAIESFIRADDVTHFLDVIRAAEEANVYHDLVKYLLMVRQKAREPKVDSELIFAYAKIDRLSDIEEFILMPNVANLQNVGDRLYDEELYEAAKIIYAFISNWAKLAVTLVKLKQFQGAVDAARKANSAKTWKEVCFACVDAEEFRLAQICGLNIIIQVDDLEEVSEYYQNRGCFSELISLMESGLGLERAHMGIFTELGVLYARYRPEKLMEHIKLFSTRLNIPKLIRACDEQQHWKELTYLYIQYDEFDNAATTIMNHSPDAWDHMQFKDVCVKVANVEIYYKAVHFYLQEHPDLINDLLNVLALRLDHTRVVDIMRKAGQLHLVKPYMVAVQSNNVSAVNEALNELYVEEEDYERLRESVDMHDNFDQIGLAQKLEKHELLEMRRIAAYIYKKAGRWKQSIALSKKDNMYKDCMETCSQSGDRELSEDLLVYFIEQGKKECFASCLFICYDLIRADVALELAWTNNMLDFAFPYLLQFIREYTNKVDDLVKDRIESQKEEKAKENEEKELVAQQNMYAQLLPLALPAPPGMMGGPPPMGGMGMPPMGGMGMPPMGPGPMPAYGMPPMGSY; this comes from the exons ATGGCGGCGGCCAACGCCCCCATCGCCATGCGCGAGGCCCTCACG CTGACGAGCCTGGGGATCGCGCCGCAGTTCATCACCTTCACCCACGTCACCATGGAGTCGGACAGGTACATCTGCGTCCGGGAGACCTCGCCGCAGAATAGCGTCGTCATCATCGACATGGCCATGCCCAGCCAGCCCCTCCGCAGGCCCATTACCGCCGACTCCGCGCTCATGAACCCCAACACCAGGATCCTCGCGCTCAAAG CTCAAATACCTGGAACCACGCAGGATCACCTGCAAATCTTTAATATTGAAGCTAAAACTAAAATCAAGTCGCACCAGATGCCTGAGCAG GTTGTGTTTTGGAAATGGATCACCCCAAAGTTGCTGGGTTTAGTAACACAGGCATCAGTGTATCACTGGTCAATTGAAG GAGATTCTGAGCCCATTAAGATGTTCGATAGGACAGCTAATTTGGCTAATAATCAGATTATCAACTATCGGTGTGATCCAGCGGAGAAGTGGCTCGTGCTTATTGGAATTGCACCTGGTGCTCCAGAG AGGCCACAGCTGGTAAAGGGAAATATGCAACTTTTTTCTGTGGATCAGCAGCGTAGTCAAGCACTTGAAGCCCATGCTGCTTCTTTTGCAACATTCAAG GTTCCTGGCAACGAGAACCCATCCACCCTCATCTGTTTTGCTTCTAAGGCATCTAATGCTGGAACACTTACTTCTAAGTTGCATATTATTGAACTGGGCGCCCAGCCAG GGAAACCTGGCTTTTCCAAGAAACAAGCCGATCTCTTCTTCCCACCAGATTTCCAGGATGATTTTCCTGTAGCCATGCAG ATCTCTCAAAAGTATGGCCTTGTCTATGTAATTACGAAGCTTGGGCTGCTGTTTGTATATGACTTGGAAACTGCTGCGGCAGTTTATAGAAATAGAATCAGTCCAGACCCCATATTCTTGACTGCAGAGTCTTCAACAACCGGTGGATTTTATGCCATTAACAGAAGAGGGCAGGTTTTGCATGCCACAGTTAACGATGCAACTGTTGTTCCTTTTGTCAGTGGTCAA TTAAACAACCTTGAACTTGCCGTGAATCTTGCCAAAAGAGCCAATCTCCCTGGGGCGGAGAACTTG GTTGTGCAAAGATTCCAGGAACTGTTCGCACAGACAAAATACAAGGAAGCAGCAGAGTTGGCTGCAGAGTCCCCGCAGGGTCTTCTACGAACTCCCGAGACTGTTGCCAAATTCCAG AGTGTTCCTGTTCAAGCTGGACAAACACCTCCACTGTTGCAGTACTTTGGCACATTGCTTACTCGAGGGAAGCTCAATGCTTATGAATCCCTTGAGTTATCTCGACTTGTTGTCAATCAGAACAAGAAGAACCTTTTGGAAAATTGGTTGGCGGAAGACAAGTTGGAGTGCAGTGAAGAGCTTGGAGATCTTGTAAAG ACGGTAGACAATGATCTTGCGCTAAAAATATACATAAAGGCTAGGGCAACCCCGAAAGTCGTCGCCGCTTTTGCTGAGAGGAGGGAGTTTGACAAGATCCTTATATACTCAAAGCAG GTTGGATACACTCCGGActacctcttcctcctccagaCCATCTTACGTACGGATCCACAG GGAGCTGTCAACTTTGCTCTCATGATGTCACAAATGGAGGGGGGTTGCCCGCTGGATTATAATACCATAACTGATCTCTTCCTTCAG AGAAATATGATACGAGAAGCAACAGCTTTTCTGTTGGATGTTCTCAAACCAAATTTGGAAGAGCATGCTTTTCTTCAAACCAAG GTTTTGGAGATCAACTTGGTAACTTACCCAAATGTTGCCGATGCCATCCTTGCTAATGGTATGTTCAGTCACTACGATCGCCCTCGTATTGCTCAGCTGTGTGAAAAGGCTGGCTTGTACTTGCGGGCTCTCCAG CACTACGCAGAGTTACCTGATATCAAGCGTGTTATCGTGAATACCCATGCTATTGAGCCGCAG GCACTCGTTGAGTTCTTTGGAACCCTTTCTAAAGAATGGGCACTGGAATGCATGAAGGACCTTTTACTGGTCAACCTGAGAGGAAATCTTCAAATTGTTGTGCAG GCCGCCAAGGAATACTGTGAGCAGCTTGGAGTTGACGCTTGTATTAAACTGTTCGAACAATTTAAATCATACGAGGGGCTCTACTTCTTCCTAGGGTCCTATTTGAGCTCAAG TGAGGATCCAGATATCCATTTCAAATATATAGAATCAGCTGCAAGGACTGGACAGATTAAAGAAGTTGAGCGAGTCACAAGAGAGTCTAACTTTTACGATGCTGAGAAGACAAAGAACTTTCTGATGGAAGCAAAACTACCTGATGCCCGTCCACTCATAAATGTCTGCGATCGCTTTGGTTTTGTTCCAGATCTTACTCACTATCTGTACACAAACAATATGCTCCGGTACATCGAAGGCTATGTACAGAAG GTGAACCCTGGAAATGCTCCGTTGGTAGTGGGGCAGTTACTTGATGACGAGTGCCCGGAAGATTTCATTAAGGGTTTGATTTTGTCTGTTCGATCTCTTCTTCCTGTCGAGCCGCTGGTTGATGAATGCGAGAAGAG GAACCGTCTACGTTTACTGACACAATTCCTGGAGCACTTAGTGAGTGAGGGTAGCCAAGATGTGCATGTCCACAATGCTCTTGGGAAAATTATCATTGACAGCAACAACAATCCTGAGCATTTCCTTACTACCAACCCGTTCTATGACTCCCGTGTGGTGGGTAAATACTGTGAAAAGAGGGATCCTACTCTTGCTGTTGTTGCTTACAGACGTGGACAGTGCGATGAAGAACTTATCAATGTTACCAACAAAAACTCGCTGTTCAAGCTGCAAGCTAG GTATGTGGTTGAAAGAATGGACGGTGATCTGTGGGATAAAGTTCTACAGCCTGATAATGAATATAGAAGGCAGTTCATTGACCAAGTGGTTTCTACTGCATTGCCCGAAAGCAAGAGTCCTGAGCAAGTTTCTGCTGCTGTTAAGGCTTTCATGACAGCTGACCTCCCTCATGAACTGATTGAACTTCTTGAGAAGATTGTCCTTCAGAATTCCGCGTTCAGTGGAAACTTCAATCTTCAGAATCTGCTCATCTTGACAGCCATCAAGGCAGACTCATCTAGGGTCATGGACTATGTTAACAGACTAGACAACTTTGATGGTCCTGCCGTTGGAGAAGTAGCAGTTGAAGCGCAACTTTATGAGGAGGCTTTTGCcatattcaagaagttcaacttAAATGTGCAGGCTGTCGATGTTCTGTTGGATAACATCCGAAGCATAGAAAGGGCAGAAGAGTTTGCATTCCGTGTTGAAGAAGATGCTGTCTGGAGCCAGGTTGCCAAGGCCCAGTTGCGTGAAGGTCTAGTCAGCGAAGCAATCGAGTCCTTCATTCGTGCAGATGATGTGACACATTTCCTTGATGTCATCCGTGCTGCTGAGGAAGCCAATGTATACCATGATTTGGTCAAGTACTTGCTGATGGTAAGGCAAAAGGCAAGGGAGCCCAAAGTCGACAGCGAACTCATCTTTGCATATGCTAAGATTGATAGACTCAGTGACATTGAAGAGTTTATTCTGATGCCGAATGTTGCCAATCTCCAAAATGTTGGCGACCGTCTGTATGACGAAGAGCTCTACGAAGCTGCAAAGATCATCTATGCCTTCATCTCAAACTGGGCTAAGCTGGCTGTCACCTTGGTCAAGCTGAAGCAGTTCCAAGGAGCTGTAGATGCTGCTCGCAAGGCTAACAGCGCTAAAACATGGAAGGAGGTCTGCTTTGCTTGTGTTGACGCTGAGGAGTTCCGTCTAGCACAAATCTGTGGTCTCAACATTATCATTCAG GTTGATGACTTGGAGGAAGTGAGTGAATACTACCAGAACAGAGGTTGTTTCAGTGAACTTATTTCCCTCATGGAGAGTGGTCTTGGACTTGAGCGGGCACACATGGGCATCTTTACTGAATTGGGAGTTCTCTATGCTAGATACCGCCCTGAGAAGCTCATGGAACACATCAAACTCTTCTCCACCCGTCTCAACATTCCTAAGCTTATCCGTGCTTGTGATGAACAACAGCACTGGAAAGAGCTTACATACCTATACATTCAATATGATGAATTTGACAATGCTGCTACCACTATCATGAACCATTCTCCAGATGCATGGGATCACATGCAATTTAAGGATGTTTGCGTTAAAGTTGCAAATGTTGAGATTTATTACAAGGCAGTGCATTTCTATTTGCAAGAGCACCCTGATCTCATCAATGATCTTCTCAATGTGCTTGCACTTCGTTTGGATCATACCAGAGTTGTAGATATAATGCGCAAG GCTGGTCAGTTGCATCTTGTGAAACCGTACATGGTTGCAGTTCAGAGCAACAATGTCTCTGCTGTCAATGAAGCTTTGAATGAGCTTTATGTCGAAGAGGAGGATTACGAGAGGCTCCGTGAATCTGTTGACATGCATGATAACTTTGATCAGATAGGTCTTGCCCAGAAA CTTGAGAAGCATGAGTTGCTTGAGATGAGAAGGATTGCTGCCTACATTTACAAGAAGGCTGGCAGATGGAAGCAATCTATTGCCCTATCGAAGAAAGACAACATGTACAAGGATTGCATGGAGACATGCTCACAGTCTGGTGACCGTGAGCTGTCAGAGGACTTGCTTGTCTATTTCATCGAACAG GGAAAGAAAGAATGTTTTGCTTCTTGCCTCTTCATTTGCTACGACTTGATTCGTGCGGATGTTGCTCTTGAGCTTGCATGGACGAATAACATGCTGGATTTCGCATTTCCCTATCTATTACAG TTCATCCGTGAGTACACAAACAAGGTAGATGATTTGGTGAAGGACAGGATAGAATCGCAGAAGGAAGAAAAAGCTAAAGAGAACGAAGAGAAAGAACTAGTTGCGCAGCAG AACATGTACGCTCAATTGCTTCCTCTGGCCTTGCCTGCTCCGCCCGGCATGATGGGCGGTCCACCTCCGATGGGCGGAATGGGCATGCCGCCGATGGGCGGGATGGGTATGCCTCCGATGGGTCCTGGTCCAATGCCAGCATACGGGATGCCTCCAATGGGAAGCTACTGA